In a single window of the Populus alba chromosome 16, ASM523922v2, whole genome shotgun sequence genome:
- the LOC118045891 gene encoding small ribosomal subunit protein uS12 yields the protein MGKTRGMGAGRKLKSHRRRQRWADKSYKKSNLGNEWKKPFAGSSHAKGIVLEKIGIEAKQPNSAIRKCARVQLIKNGKKIAAFVPNDGCLNYIEENDEVLIAGFGRKGHAVGDIPGVRFKVVKVSGVSLLALFKEKKEKPRS from the exons ATGGG TAAGACACGTGGTATGGGAGCTGGTCGCAAGCTCAAGTCCCACCGCCGAAGGCAGAGGTGGGCTGACAAATCTTACAAGAAGTCTAACCTTGGTAATGAGTGGAAGAAACCGTTTGCTGGATCATCTCATGCCAAAGGCATTGTTCTTGAGAAGAT AGGTATTGAGGCCAAGCAGCCTAACTCTGCTATTAGAAAGTGTGCTAGGGTTCAACTAATCAAAAATGGGAAGAAGATTGCTGCCTTTGTTCCAAATGATGGTTGCTTAAattatattgaagaaaat GATGAGGTGTTGATTGCTGGATTTGGACGTAAAGGTCATGCTGTTGGTGATATTCCTGGTGTTAGATTCAAGGTTGTGAAGGTTTCTGGAGTCTCACTTCTTGCACTTTTCaaagagaagaaggagaagCCAAGGTCTTAA